In the Mytilus galloprovincialis chromosome 10, xbMytGall1.hap1.1, whole genome shotgun sequence genome, one interval contains:
- the LOC143047468 gene encoding uncharacterized protein LOC143047468 isoform X2: MSSIPVIDFQKYGLHVEKAESVPREDLKELGNQMCQALQNIGFCYLKNHGVPDAQLKQVLEYSKQFFSQPLEEKEKCAKPDEGYDGWIGLEKEKLNLERPVGDYKETYNITPTCEIWPTNMPEFETVLMDFLRKCIDLALRVFDVISVGLNLEDKNFFRNCHKLIGQKGNVTALRSLFYPAIPIEKEIKEGQVRCGEHSDYGTLTLLFQDLVGGLEVKTRDGDYIPATPIPSTIVVNIGDMMQRWTADKLIATKHRVLIPKEESIKRQSVALFVVPDSFSVITCLDDSEKYPPITCIDYLYGKFYEKF, from the exons ATGTCTTCAATACCTGTGATAGATTTCCAAAAGTATGGGCTTCATGTCGAGAAAGCAGAGTCCGTACCAAGAGAGGACTTAAAGGAGTTAGGAAACCAGATGTGTCAAGCTCTACAGAATATTGGGTTCTGTTATTTAAAAAACCACGGGGTTCCGGATGCTCAG TTGAAACAAGTATTGGAATATTCAAAACAATTCTTCAGTCAGCCattagaagaaaaagaaaaatgtgccAAACCAGATGAAGGTTATGATGGATGGATCGGATTGGAGAAAGAAaa GTTGAATTTAGAAAGACCAGTAGGAGATTACAAAGAAACCTATAATATTACTCCAACATGCGaa atatGGCCGACAAATATGCCAGAATTCGAGACTGTTTTAATGGATTTCTTAAGAAAATGCATAGATCTAGCCTTAAGAGTTTTTGATGTTATCTCCGTGGGTTTAAATTTAGAG GACAAGAATTTCTTTCGAAACTGTCATAAATTAATTGGACAAAAAGGAAATGTAACTGCTCTTAGAAGTTTGTTTTATCCAGCAATTCCAATAGAAAAAG AAATAAAAGAAGGACAAGTACGGTGTGGTGAGCATTCAGACTATGGTACACTGACGCTACTATTCCAAGATCTCGTCGGTGGATTGGAG GTGAAAACACGTGATGGTGACTATATTCCAGCCACGCCAATCCCTAGTACCATTGTTGTAAATATTGGAGATATGATGCAAAGATGGACGGCAGATAAACTGATTGCTACG AAACATCGTGTTTTAATTCCGAAAGAAGAGTCAATAAAACGACAGTCTGTAGCTTTGTTTGTTGTGCCTGATTCGTTTAGCGTCATCACGTGTTTAGATGATTCTGAGAAATATCCTCCAATCACTTGTATTGACTATCTCTAtggaaaattttatgaaaaattctaa
- the LOC143047468 gene encoding uncharacterized protein LOC143047468 isoform X1, translating to MSSIPVIDFQKYGLHVEKAESVPREDLKELGNQMCQALQNIGFCYLKNHGVPDAQLKQVLEYSKQFFSQPLEEKEKCAKPDEGYDGWIGLEKEKLNLERPVGDYKETYNITPTCEIWPTNMPEFETVLMDFLRKCIDLALRVFDVISVGLNLEDKNFFRNCHKLIGQKGNVTALRSLFYPAIPIEKEIKEGQVRCGEHSDYGTLTLLFQDLVGGLEVKTRDGDYIPATPIPSTIVVNIGDMMQRWTADKLIATKHRVLIPGEEIQKRRDRQSVALFVLPDDDAIIRCLDNSDKYEPITSRNYLNMRFYEKF from the exons ATGTCTTCAATACCTGTGATAGATTTCCAAAAGTATGGGCTTCATGTCGAGAAAGCAGAGTCCGTACCAAGAGAGGACTTAAAGGAGTTAGGAAACCAGATGTGTCAAGCTCTACAGAATATTGGGTTCTGTTATTTAAAAAACCACGGGGTTCCGGATGCTCAG TTGAAACAAGTATTGGAATATTCAAAACAATTCTTCAGTCAGCCattagaagaaaaagaaaaatgtgccAAACCAGATGAAGGTTATGATGGATGGATCGGATTGGAGAAAGAAaa GTTGAATTTAGAAAGACCAGTAGGAGATTACAAAGAAACCTATAATATTACTCCAACATGCGaa atatGGCCGACAAATATGCCAGAATTCGAGACTGTTTTAATGGATTTCTTAAGAAAATGCATAGATCTAGCCTTAAGAGTTTTTGATGTTATCTCCGTGGGTTTAAATTTAGAG GACAAGAATTTCTTTCGAAACTGTCATAAATTAATTGGACAAAAAGGAAATGTAACTGCTCTTAGAAGTTTGTTTTATCCAGCAATTCCAATAGAAAAAG AAATAAAAGAAGGACAAGTACGGTGTGGTGAGCATTCAGACTATGGTACACTGACGCTACTATTCCAAGATCTCGTCGGTGGATTGGAG GTGAAAACACGTGATGGTGACTATATTCCAGCCACGCCAATCCCTAGTACCATTGTTGTAAATATTGGAGATATGATGCAAAGATGGACGGCAGATAAACTGATTGCTACG aaaCACCGGGTTCTCATTCCGGGAGAGGAAATCCAAAAGAGAAGAGATCGTCAATCTGTTGCATTATTTGTTTTACCAGACGATGATGCAATAATCCGTTGCCTGGACAACTCGGACAAATATGAACCAATTACAAGTcgaaattatttaaatatgagATTTTATGAAAAGTTTTAA